TGAATTTTTAGAATTACTTTATAATAAGGAGATGATAAGATGATATTAAATATCTTAGGGGCAAGAGGACCTTATCCGGCAAAAGGTGAGCCTACATCGGGGTATCTTTTGAGGACAAAAGAGGCAAATATTCTACTTGAGTGTGGAAGTGGAGTTTTGACAAGGCTTTTGAACTTTATTTCTTTTGATGAGATTTCATTTATCATTTGCAGCCACCTTCATGCTGATCACACAAGCGATTTGGGAGTTTTGAGATACTATCTTGCATCAAGAGGGAAAGAAATAGACCTTTATATACCTTCTGAGCCAAAAGAGGAGTATGATCTGATAAGAAAAGGAGTGTACAGGGTTAAAGAAATTGAAAATAATATGGAAGCAAAAATAGGAAATCTTACAATCAAGTTTTTAGAAGGTCAGCATCCTTACAAAAGCTTTGCTGTAAAAATTGAAGTAGATGACAAGGTTTTTGGATTCTCAGGTGATACAGGATTTAAAGAAGAACTTATAGAATTTTTCAAGGATGCAGATATACTTTTGCTAAACGCAGCATACACAGACAAGGAAGTGGAGAAAATTGAACCTGAAAAGAGATTCCATTTGAGTCCAAAGCAGGCAGCTGAAATTGCAAAAAGAGCAAATGCTAAGCTTCTTGTTTTGACTCACCTAAAGCCTGAATGCAGCGAAAAAGAACATCTTCTGTCTGCAAAAGAGGTTTTTGAAAATGTTGTTCTTGCAACTGATAATGACACAATAGAATTTTAAATGAGAGGCCAAAAATCCAACGAGCTTTGTAAAATGTTTGCCGATGCCCATAATGATACGGTAACCACCGCTTTTTCAAAAGGTGAGAATCTTTACAAAAATTCCTGCCAGTTTGACTTTGAGAGGGCAAAAAAGGTTAATTTAAGACTTCAATACATGGCAATATGGCAAGACACACGTCAAGAAGGCATTGATTTTTTGAAAAATGCCTTTTATTTTTTGGACAGAATAAATGAGTACGAAATAAACAACGTAGCCAAAAGCCAAAAAATCGAAGATGGCAGGATAAACGTTTTACTTTCAATCGAGGATATATCTTTTATAAATGACACATATGAGATAGAGCTTCTAAAACAAAGAGGGGTAAAAAGTGCAACACTTTCCTGGAATCACGAAAATAAACTTTGCGGCGGTGTATATTCAGATAAAGGTTTGACAAGTATCGGACAAGAAGTTTTAAAAAAGCTACTTGAAGAAAACTTTATCATAGACCTTGCACATGCATCAAGCAAGACTTTTTTTGATGTTGTGAAACATCTAAATAAACCTTTTATAGTTAGCCATTCTAATTGTTTTAGCTTATGCCCGCACCCACGAAACCTTACAGATGAGCAGATAAAAATTGTAAGAGATTTTAATGGCATAATAGGAATCAATTTTTATTCTCCATTTGTAAAAGATGAAGGTAAAGCTAATTTGAATGATGTTCTAAGACACATAGCATATATTGCAGAGCTAATTGGTGTACAGTACATTTCGTTTGGGTCTGATTTTGATGGAGCAGATGATTTCCCGGAAGGCTTGAGAGGAGTTGAAGATTTGCCAAATATAGCAAAGAAGCTTGAAAAATATGGGTTTTCTGAAAAAGAGATTATGGACATTTGCTATTTTAATCTTACAAGGTTTACTGAAAGATTTTTAAAATGAAATTTTTATAGCTGCATCTTGCGTTTTTGATAGAAAAATTCTTAGTTTTCTGTATCAGTACTATTGAAAAATGCATATAAATATGATATAGTATTGCAAAAATGATTTGAAGGAGAGAAGCAAAAAAAATGAAATATTCTCAAAAGGCACTTAACATTTCAGCATCACCGACACTTGCCATCGATAGCCTTGCAAAAAAATTAAAAGAAGCTGGTGAAAACGTAATCGGATTTGGTGCAGGTGAGCCTGATTTTGATACTCCGGATAATATTAAGTATGCTGCAATTTCAGCTATTGTAAAAGGGTATACAAAATACACACCGGTTGCGGGGATTAGCTGTTTAAAAGAAGCTGTTGCAAAGTATTACAAGGAGAATTATGCAGTAGATTATTCTCCGGATGAAGTGGTTGTTTCAAATGGTGCAAAGCATTCACTTATGAACGTGTTTTTTGCACTTTTAAACGACGGTGACGAGGTACTTCTGCCATCTCCATATTGGGTTACATATCCAGAACTTATAAAACTTACAGGTGGGAAGGTAGTAGTTGTCCCAACAACAAAAGAAAAGAACTACAAAATAACAGTATCTGACATTGAAAGGTATGCGACGTCAAAAACAAAAGCGATTGTGCTGAACTCACCTTCAAATCCCACCGGTATGGTCTATACATATGAGGAGCTCAAACAAATTGTTGAGTTTTGTACTGAAAGAGAAATATTTATTGTCTCTGATGAAATATATGACAAGTTGATTTATGATGGCAAAAAACACATATCGGCGGCATCGATAAATGAAAAGGCAAAAGATTTTGTAGTTGTTGTAAACGGTGTTTCAAAATCGTATGCGATGACAGGATGGAGAATTGGTTATACCCTTTCAAACAAGGAACTTGCAAAGATTATGTCAAACCTTCAAAGCCACACAACCTCAAACCCAAATTCAATTGCTCAGTACGCTGCGTATGAAGCACTGGTAGGGCCGCAGGATAGCGTAAAAAAGATGATATGTGAATTTGAAAAGAGAAGAGACTTAATTTATAGCCTTGTAAATGATACCAAGTTTTTATCTGCACTGAAGCCCGAAGGTGCATTTTATATCTGGGTTGACATATCTGCTACTGTTGGAAAGAGTTTTGAAGGCAAATTAATAGACTCGGCAAATACATTTGCAAAAATTCTTTTGGAAGTAGAAAAGGTAGCTGTAGTTCCAAGTGAAGGATTTGGAATGGAAAATCATATAAGACTTTCATATGCAACATCTGAGAAGAATATAAGAGAAGGGCTTGAAAGAATCAAGAGGTTTGTTGAAAAACTAAGTTAGTAGTATAATATATGGTATCAAATGCTAAAGAATTGATAAGTAATGGGGATGTGAAGTAAGGTGAACGATATTTATGAGACACCACTAAATTCAAGATATGCAAGCGATGAGATGAAGAGACTTTTTTCAAACGATACACGTTTTAAGCTTTGGCGCAAGCTCTGGATTGCACTGGCAGAGGCACAAAAAGAACTTGGTCTTGATATTACAGATGAGCAGATTGAAGAGATGAAAAGATATGCAGAGGATATAAATTATGAAGTAGCAAGGCAAAAGGAAAAAGAGCTCAGGCACGATGTGATGGCGCATATCCATGCGTTTGGCGAGCAGGCCAAAAAAGCAAGACCAATAATTCATCTTGGTGCAACAAGCTGTTTTGTTACAGACAACGCAGATATTATCATTATGTATGAAGCGTTAAAACTTATCAGAAAAAAACTTGTAAACTGCATAAAGGTTTTGTCCGACTTTGCTCTAAAGTATAAAGATATGCCCACGCTCGGATTTACGCATTTTCAGCCTGCACAGCTGACAACTGTGGGCAAAAGAGCCATGCTTTGGGTTCAGGATTTGGTTATGGATTTAGAGTTTTTGGAGTATGTAATGGAGCATACTTATCTGAGAGGAGTCAAAGGGACAACAGGAACTCAAGCAAGTTTTATGGCACTTTTTGACGGCAATGAAGAGAAAGTAAAAATGCTTGACAAGCTTGTATGCAAAAAGATGGGGTTTGAAAAAAGTTTTCCGCTGACATCCCAAACATATCCACGAAAATATGATTTTCTGGTCTTATCAGTTTTAGCTTCAATTGCGCAAAGCAGTTACAAGTTTGCAAATGATATAAGACTTTTGCAACACTTAAAGGAAATTGAAGAACCGTTTGAGAAAACTCAAGTTGGTTCATCTGCGATGGCATACAAGCGAAATCCTATGAGAAGTGAAAGAATCTGTGCCTTAGCAAGATATGTCATGGTGAATATTCAAAATCCGCTGTTTACAGCATCGGTTCAGTGGCTTGAAAGAACATTAGATGATTCGGCAAATAGAAGAATATCAATTCCAGAGGCGTTTTTGGCAACGGATAGTATTTTGAACCTTTATCACAACGTTGCAAGTGGGCTTGTTGTATATGAGAGAATGATAGAAAGGCATATACAGCAAGAACTTCCATTTATGGCAACTGAGAATATATTGATGGAAGCTGTAAAGCGTGGCGGTGACAGACAAGATTTGCATGAGAAAATAAGAAAGTATTCTATGGAAGCTGGAAGAAATGTCAAAGAGTTTGGGAAAGAAAATAATCTTATAGAGCTTATTTCAAATGATCCAAGTTTTAAACTTTCAAAAGAGGAAATTCAGGCTATTTTGGACCCCAAAAAATTTGTGGGAAGGGCACCTTCACAGGTGCAAGAGTATTATAATGAGTATGTAAAGCCAATACTTGAAAAGTATAAAGATGATCTTAATTTTGAATCACAGGTTAATATATAAAAAAGGGGCTTTTACATTTAAATGTAAAAGCCCCTCTTTTAAATTTTTATATCTTAAATATTTCAACTTTTTTGGCCATTTGCTGAGCAAGGTTTTCTAAGTTTTTCATTGTAGAGGCAATTGTTTGAGCTGTTGCAGTTTGTTCTTCTGTTGAAGCGGCAGTTTGCTGGGTTGCAGCGGCAGTTTCTTGAGCAATACTTGCAATGTTGGCAATTTCTTGAGATATTGCAGAAATACTACTGCTTGCTATTTCTGCACTTTTTGTCACGTTATTTATCATTTCAATTAAGTCTTTTGAGAACTGCAAAATTTGTAAGTAAACTTCTTTGGTCTGCTTTGTTATATTATCTTGGGTTTCTAATGTTTTGTTAAACACTTCAGATTGATTGGTAATTGTTTGAATATTCTCATAAATATCCTTTAAGAGCGTTCCTATTTGTTTTGCAGAAGTTGATGTTTGGTCAGAAAGCTTTCTTATCTCATTTGCAACCACCATAAAGCCTTTGCCAGCATCACCAGCTCTTGATGCCTCAATTGATGCATTCAGAGCAAGAAGGTTTATCTCTTTAGAAAGATTTGTTATAAAAGATGTTATTTTAACAATTTCATTACTCATCTCAGAGAATCTTGTCATAATATTTTGCACATCTTGCCATATGTTTTTTACGCTATTCATATTTTGTTCTTGTGAAAAGATTAGTTCCTGCCCATTGTTGATTATCTGATGTACAGCTTGAACGGAAGAATAAGCCTCTTTCATTTTTTCATAAATGTCCTGTACAGAATTTGAAAGAGCAGAAAGTCTCTGGCTTGACTTTTCAATCGAGTTTGCCTGTTCAGAGCTTCCCTTTGCAACATCTGAAATTGCAAGTGCTATTTGCTCTGACACATTTGCAATCTCACTTGATGCAGATGTAAGCTCCTTTGCAGCATCTAAAACTGAACCTGCAACATCTTTTATTTGTTTTATCATCTCCTTTATATTTTTACTCATCATGATAAAAGCACTCATTACTTTTCCAATCTCGTCTGAGCTAATATTTTTAATCTCATCTGTCTTAGACAAGTCAAAATGCGAAAGTAAATCTGCCATCTTTTCAACCTGTGAAAGCCTTCGACCAAGTGACAATGTTATTGTGAAAATGAGAAGCATAGCTATTAAAAGTATTAAACCTGCAATTAACCTAATAGTTATTTTAATCTTATTTTGATATTCAACTAAGTCATCTATGTAGATACCTGTACCAAGTATCCAGCCCCATGGTTTGAACAGTGTTACATATGACATCTTCGGATAGAGCTTTTTTGTATTGGGTTTTTCCCACTGATACTTTACAAATCCTTCACCTTTTTTCTTAACAATATCAACCATTGCAACAAAAAGTTTGAATCCTGTTGGATCTTTGTAATTACTCAAATCCTGCCCTTCTAATTCTTTCTTGAAAGGATGCATAACCATTTTTGGTTGCAAGTCATTTATCCATATATAGTCTGTAGTGTTGTACCTTAGGTTTCTAATTATTTCTTTTGCAGTATTTTGAGCTTGTTGCTGTGATATTTTACCTGCTTGCTGTAATTTGTACTCATTTTCACAAATAGAAACTGCTACTTGAACAATATTCTTTAGTTTATTTTTTATCTGGTTTTCAATGGTTGTCATAACAGAGGGGATGATATAAGCTTCTAAAGTGATGATAAAAGCTAAAAAGATAAAAGAAAAAAGAAAAACAAGCTTGGTTCTTATTTTAACATTCTTAAACAAAATTATACCTCCAATCTCAAGATTATTTTTAAATATTTTTTACCCAATATTAAAAAACAAAAACAAATCTTTTTTAATTGTTTAAAAGTACACTTATATCATTGTAAAGTTCTAGTAAAACCTCCTGATAATCTCTTTTTCCTTCTTCCACTATATCCATGAGTTTTTCAAGCTCGCGTGTAGTTTGCTCATTCACATATTCACCATATTTTTGTGAAAGATAAGAATATACCTTCTTACCAAGCGATGTTGACCTTATTCTTCTAAAGCTATCTTCAAAAACATATCCTCTTTTGAAAAGTGTCTCTACCATCTTCGCATATGTTGAAGGCCTTCCTATGTTTTTCTGTTTCATTTCGTCAATAAGACTTGCCTGGGTGTAAAGCTGAATGGTATGTTTTTTATAACTTCGCTTGTCAGTTAAGCTATAATCCTTATTTTCAAACAAAGGGTAAATCTGCATAGGAAGAAATTCAAGCCAGCCCTCTTCTTCCACTTTCACTGGGATGTCCTTGACAATTTCAATGTCATTGATTTTAAAATGCACTTTTTGAACCAAAACCTTCGGATTTTTCATTTGGCTGCTCATAAACCTGTTGAAAATAAGCTGATAAACTTTTATGTGATTTTGTGAAATACCCTGTGTATATTTTTCATAGGCAAGCTCTTTTAGCTCCTCAGGTGATATTGGTTTTACAGGTCTTATTGCTTCATGAGCGCCTTCATTTCCAAAACTTCTTGGTAAAAAGAGTTCCTTTTTACCAACCTTTTCTAAAAACATTCTTGCAATGTTCTGTCCTGTTACCGAAATTCTTGTTGAGTCTGTTCTGTGATAAGTAATAAAGCCGTGCTCAAACAAAAACTGCAAAATCTCCATTATTCTTGGTACATCCAGGTTTAGTTTTTGTGAAGCCAAAGATAGTAATGATGAGGTTGAAAATGGAGCAGGTGCAGATATTTCCTCTATTTTTTGTTCAACAATCTGCGCTTTTACTCTTTCGCATTCAATTTCACCTTCAATTTCAAGATTATATCCGTTTTCAAGTTTTAGCAGAGTAAATGTTTTCTCACTTTTTGCATATTCCTTTTCTCTTTCAACAATCCAGCCAAGAATGGTTGACTGGACCCTTCCCGCAGAAAGATTGTAACTTTTAAAATTTTCTTGAAGCTTTGAAGAAAGCTCAAATCCTACCCATCTATCTTCTATTCTTCGCACAATTTGAGATTTTACAAGGTTTGTATTGAACTGTCGTGGATTTCTCAAGGCACTGTCAAGACCATAGCGTGTAATTTCATGCATTTCAATTCTTTTAATGTTACTATTTGCAGGTTTTATATACTGTGAAATGTCCCATGATATCTTTTCACCTTCAACATCAGGGTCTGTTGCAATCAAAACTTCGTCAACCTCAAGTGCAAGCTCACGCAATGTTTTTAAGATTTCTTTTTTATCATCAATTGTATTAGATGCACATTTGGGACAGCTATCAAGCTCATCTGTAAATTGTGTATTGCATTTCATGCAGCGTTTAATAGAGTTGTAATAAGGAATAAATTTTCCATCATGGTACTCAACACCGTGTAGACCCTTTTTTGTTTCAAGGTCGTACACATGCCCTTTTGATGCAGTGATAAGTAGAATTCCTTCCGGTGTTATCGACTCATATACAGAGAGTTTACCATATCTTCTTGTTGAGGCTTTTTCCAAAAACTTCGAAATGGTATCAGCTTTTGTTGGAGATTCAACTATCATAAGTCTTGACTTTGTGTCATTTTGATAAAAATCATCATTTTGGATTTTTCTGCTCACTTTTACCTCTTCCATAAGACTTTCAAAATCTACTTCATTTTCCTCCATCCATTCCTCATCCAGCAAAAACATGAGTCGTGACTTTAAGCTCTCAAAAATAGTATCATCTTCTTCAAAGAGGATTGAAACCCCTTTTGTCAGGCGCATTCCAAACATTCTCGAGGTTCTGCCAGAACCTTGGATGTATGTTGGAACGTCAGGGATAACCAGTTTGCCATCGTCGGTTAATTTCAGGTGTGAGAATATTTTATTTACAATTTTACTGTAGTCCTCCTTAGATATATATTTTGAGACAAGCTGTCTGAGCTTTTCTGTTTGCAGAATTTCAACATTTTTAAAATACTCCTTGAGCTTAGGATGATTATCAAGGTATTCAACAAAGACCCTTTCAAGTACGAATCGAGGAGCTTTATCCATGTCAATCGAAAATCTAAAACAAGGTGTTTCCCAAAAAATACAGTATTTTATGCGTGAAGGTAAATCAATTCCTCTTATTAGTTTTCCATAGTAAGAAGAGACGCCACAGATGACATTCAACTTTCCTTCTTTGAAAAGCTCAAATTCCTTCTCAAAATCATTCCATGTAGCTCCAATTTTGATACTATTATCTAAAAGAAATTTAACAATTTCTTTTCCTTCTTCCTCGGTGTTGACAAACAGAAGTATACCATCTTTTAAGATGTTGATTATTTCAAGCAATTTTTCTTTTGACTTCTTTTTGATTCTTATATTAGTGATATTTCGTATATTGAAGGTAAATCTGCCAATTTCAAAACCCAAAAGTTCTCTGAAAAGAAGAGGTTTTAATCCCTGCGGCTTTGCTGTTGCTGAGGATACTATGAGCATTCCCTTATTTTTAGAACCATTTGAAACTGTATCTTGCCCATTTTCTCTATTTTTGCTTCTCAATCTTTCGGTTGCTTTTTCAATCTCATCTTCTGAAAAGCCTATCATCTGGAGTAATGTATCGATGTTCTTTGAAGATTTCAAAACAGCATCTACATCATCTACAAATACAAGGTCAAAAAACATTTTAGATAGAACATCTTTTCTTTTTGAAACAAACTGAGTGGTTATTATAAGTATATCAAAGTCGCAAGATATAAACCTTTTTTCAAATTCTTCTTTTCTACTTTTTGTCATCGAAGAGTTAAATAATAAGATTTTCACAGCGTTTGCATTTTCTAGTTTTGTTTTAAACTCTTCAAGTCTTTCAAAAGACTGCTGTGCAAGCGAGACTGTGGGGAATACAAGAGCTGACTTTTTGCCATTTAGCGCCAAAAAAAGGCTTGCTACAAGTCCAAAAGTGGTTTTACCAACTCCTGTTGGGGCAACAAGCGTGAAGCTTTTTGAGAGCAAAAAACGTCGTGCCCATGTTCTTTGGTATCCTGTCAATGGTTTTTGAAAAATATGCTCAAAAAACTTTTCAAACATTTTATAGTTTTGGTGAAAGTTCCAGTATATTTGATAATCTTTCAATAACCCGCGACCTTTTAAGAGTTCAAATACATTTTCGGTAAGATGGTCATCTTTAAGACACTTCTCACATGGAAGCCCTTTTTCATTTCTTGTATCTGTATTTATTCCACTGCAGTTTATGCATGAATGGTAGTATTTCGCACCTGTTGCCAACAAACACTCCTCCTGTTTTTTAAGATTTTAATTAGCTCTTCTATTTTTCAATATACTAAG
The sequence above is drawn from the Caldicellulosiruptor bescii DSM 6725 genome and encodes:
- a CDS encoding dipeptidase is translated as MFADAHNDTVTTAFSKGENLYKNSCQFDFERAKKVNLRLQYMAIWQDTRQEGIDFLKNAFYFLDRINEYEINNVAKSQKIEDGRINVLLSIEDISFINDTYEIELLKQRGVKSATLSWNHENKLCGGVYSDKGLTSIGQEVLKKLLEENFIIDLAHASSKTFFDVVKHLNKPFIVSHSNCFSLCPHPRNLTDEQIKIVRDFNGIIGINFYSPFVKDEGKANLNDVLRHIAYIAELIGVQYISFGSDFDGADDFPEGLRGVEDLPNIAKKLEKYGFSEKEIMDICYFNLTRFTERFLK
- the rgy gene encoding reverse gyrase, which gives rise to MATGAKYYHSCINCSGINTDTRNEKGLPCEKCLKDDHLTENVFELLKGRGLLKDYQIYWNFHQNYKMFEKFFEHIFQKPLTGYQRTWARRFLLSKSFTLVAPTGVGKTTFGLVASLFLALNGKKSALVFPTVSLAQQSFERLEEFKTKLENANAVKILLFNSSMTKSRKEEFEKRFISCDFDILIITTQFVSKRKDVLSKMFFDLVFVDDVDAVLKSSKNIDTLLQMIGFSEDEIEKATERLRSKNRENGQDTVSNGSKNKGMLIVSSATAKPQGLKPLLFRELLGFEIGRFTFNIRNITNIRIKKKSKEKLLEIINILKDGILLFVNTEEEGKEIVKFLLDNSIKIGATWNDFEKEFELFKEGKLNVICGVSSYYGKLIRGIDLPSRIKYCIFWETPCFRFSIDMDKAPRFVLERVFVEYLDNHPKLKEYFKNVEILQTEKLRQLVSKYISKEDYSKIVNKIFSHLKLTDDGKLVIPDVPTYIQGSGRTSRMFGMRLTKGVSILFEEDDTIFESLKSRLMFLLDEEWMEENEVDFESLMEEVKVSRKIQNDDFYQNDTKSRLMIVESPTKADTISKFLEKASTRRYGKLSVYESITPEGILLITASKGHVYDLETKKGLHGVEYHDGKFIPYYNSIKRCMKCNTQFTDELDSCPKCASNTIDDKKEILKTLRELALEVDEVLIATDPDVEGEKISWDISQYIKPANSNIKRIEMHEITRYGLDSALRNPRQFNTNLVKSQIVRRIEDRWVGFELSSKLQENFKSYNLSAGRVQSTILGWIVEREKEYAKSEKTFTLLKLENGYNLEIEGEIECERVKAQIVEQKIEEISAPAPFSTSSLLSLASQKLNLDVPRIMEILQFLFEHGFITYHRTDSTRISVTGQNIARMFLEKVGKKELFLPRSFGNEGAHEAIRPVKPISPEELKELAYEKYTQGISQNHIKVYQLIFNRFMSSQMKNPKVLVQKVHFKINDIEIVKDIPVKVEEEGWLEFLPMQIYPLFENKDYSLTDKRSYKKHTIQLYTQASLIDEMKQKNIGRPSTYAKMVETLFKRGYVFEDSFRRIRSTSLGKKVYSYLSQKYGEYVNEQTTRELEKLMDIVEEGKRDYQEVLLELYNDISVLLNN
- the purB gene encoding adenylosuccinate lyase, with amino-acid sequence MNDIYETPLNSRYASDEMKRLFSNDTRFKLWRKLWIALAEAQKELGLDITDEQIEEMKRYAEDINYEVARQKEKELRHDVMAHIHAFGEQAKKARPIIHLGATSCFVTDNADIIIMYEALKLIRKKLVNCIKVLSDFALKYKDMPTLGFTHFQPAQLTTVGKRAMLWVQDLVMDLEFLEYVMEHTYLRGVKGTTGTQASFMALFDGNEEKVKMLDKLVCKKMGFEKSFPLTSQTYPRKYDFLVLSVLASIAQSSYKFANDIRLLQHLKEIEEPFEKTQVGSSAMAYKRNPMRSERICALARYVMVNIQNPLFTASVQWLERTLDDSANRRISIPEAFLATDSILNLYHNVASGLVVYERMIERHIQQELPFMATENILMEAVKRGGDRQDLHEKIRKYSMEAGRNVKEFGKENNLIELISNDPSFKLSKEEIQAILDPKKFVGRAPSQVQEYYNEYVKPILEKYKDDLNFESQVNI
- a CDS encoding pyridoxal phosphate-dependent aminotransferase gives rise to the protein MKYSQKALNISASPTLAIDSLAKKLKEAGENVIGFGAGEPDFDTPDNIKYAAISAIVKGYTKYTPVAGISCLKEAVAKYYKENYAVDYSPDEVVVSNGAKHSLMNVFFALLNDGDEVLLPSPYWVTYPELIKLTGGKVVVVPTTKEKNYKITVSDIERYATSKTKAIVLNSPSNPTGMVYTYEELKQIVEFCTEREIFIVSDEIYDKLIYDGKKHISAASINEKAKDFVVVVNGVSKSYAMTGWRIGYTLSNKELAKIMSNLQSHTTSNPNSIAQYAAYEALVGPQDSVKKMICEFEKRRDLIYSLVNDTKFLSALKPEGAFYIWVDISATVGKSFEGKLIDSANTFAKILLEVEKVAVVPSEGFGMENHIRLSYATSEKNIREGLERIKRFVEKLS
- a CDS encoding methyl-accepting chemotaxis protein; amino-acid sequence: MFKNVKIRTKLVFLFSFIFLAFIITLEAYIIPSVMTTIENQIKNKLKNIVQVAVSICENEYKLQQAGKISQQQAQNTAKEIIRNLRYNTTDYIWINDLQPKMVMHPFKKELEGQDLSNYKDPTGFKLFVAMVDIVKKKGEGFVKYQWEKPNTKKLYPKMSYVTLFKPWGWILGTGIYIDDLVEYQNKIKITIRLIAGLILLIAMLLIFTITLSLGRRLSQVEKMADLLSHFDLSKTDEIKNISSDEIGKVMSAFIMMSKNIKEMIKQIKDVAGSVLDAAKELTSASSEIANVSEQIALAISDVAKGSSEQANSIEKSSQRLSALSNSVQDIYEKMKEAYSSVQAVHQIINNGQELIFSQEQNMNSVKNIWQDVQNIMTRFSEMSNEIVKITSFITNLSKEINLLALNASIEASRAGDAGKGFMVVANEIRKLSDQTSTSAKQIGTLLKDIYENIQTITNQSEVFNKTLETQDNITKQTKEVYLQILQFSKDLIEMINNVTKSAEIASSSISAISQEIANIASIAQETAAATQQTAASTEEQTATAQTIASTMKNLENLAQQMAKKVEIFKI
- a CDS encoding MBL fold metallo-hydrolase, whose protein sequence is MILNILGARGPYPAKGEPTSGYLLRTKEANILLECGSGVLTRLLNFISFDEISFIICSHLHADHTSDLGVLRYYLASRGKEIDLYIPSEPKEEYDLIRKGVYRVKEIENNMEAKIGNLTIKFLEGQHPYKSFAVKIEVDDKVFGFSGDTGFKEELIEFFKDADILLLNAAYTDKEVEKIEPEKRFHLSPKQAAEIAKRANAKLLVLTHLKPECSEKEHLLSAKEVFENVVLATDNDTIEF